The following proteins are encoded in a genomic region of Fusarium oxysporum f. sp. lycopersici 4287 chromosome 1, whole genome shotgun sequence:
- a CDS encoding chitin synthase 4, with protein sequence MSLPERPGASPSYNQRNVYRNSPSRRSRPVDIETGGYHAVDNTAQHQRGRSGSSFAESIGVNSNTESMPLSPTSPDGHSHRAGPEQPISRKRSLIRPERNRIDRDHRNYHYHKHAAHMNVLPSSTGNDPIYEDFEASTDRSNSNLNDGGSDSSPRQRRNVSGEQEKGAAVASTMPTPDRKKSGKIKKRSKRHSKPPKRIEEQLRPPTFWNVYCAIVTFWAPGFIMKCCGMPTRAQQRAWREKMGLISIILVIMAIVGFLTFGFTATVCGAPAERLRVNKVDGGNMIFHGVAYDLSKSHHPPAQGMPLRSDGRGPNVLYDLPEKHGGQDGSFLFQNVNGRCKGLITLAKDSDVPTNKDGDLAWYFPCTTFNQDGSSKVNLTTPYYSGYGCHTTLNSRNAFYLDLSGSADVYFTWDDIKNSSRNLIVYSGNVLDLDLLRWFNMSQVNIPKRFEVLRDKDSEVNKAIRGRDVTRMFQSSSDKKYAECFEEIIKVGSVDTETIGCIASKIVLYCALVLILSVVGVRFLLAIIFQWFLCRKYAPTKTSQSSDRRKRNKQIEDWSEDIYRAPVRLPGDVGSTVYGSSDRTSKRGSFLPTTSRFSSVGGPDVRASTGRRMPTTMASQGASNQLLTPGSIFKQGNDSRASFLRSDPYSSTPTDGPGPAGFIHDAVVPQPPSDWMPFGFPLAHTMCLVTAYSEGEEGIRTTLDSIATTDYPNSHKVIVVICDGIIKGKGETMSTPDVCLGMLKDHSIPPDMVEPFSYVAVASGSKRHNMAKIYCGFYDYGRNSRIPADRQQRVPMMVVVKCGTPDEATKSKPGNRGKRDSQIILMSFLQKVMFDERMTELEYEMFNGLWKVTGISPDYYEIILMVDADTKVFPDSLTHMISAMVKDPEIMGLCGETKIANKRDSWVTAIQVFEYFVSHHLAKSFESVFGGVTCLPGCFCMYRIKAPKGGHNYWVPILANPDIVEHYSENVVETLHEKNLYLLGEDRFLTTLMLRTFPKRKQVFIPQAVCKTTVPDEFMVLLSQRRRWINSTIHNLMELVLVRDLCGTFCFSMQFIIFVELVGTLVLPAAIAFTFYVVITSIIHSPPQIIPLVLLGLILGLPGLLVVITAHSWSYIVWMLIYLLALPIWNFVLPTYAFWKFDDFSWGETRKTAGEKTKKAGLEYEGEFDSSKITMKRWAEFERDKRSRSGYWGSRENVVGGGGGSWTSPPGHQYNDEYFSDA encoded by the exons ATGTCTCTTCCCGAAAGGCCGGGTGCAAGCCCGAGCTATAATCAGCGCAATGTTTATCGCAACTCGCCCTCAAGGCGATCGAGACCCGTCGATATCGAGACTGGTGGCTACCATGCTGTAGATAATACGGCTCAACATCAACGTGGGAGATCCGGTTCTTCGTTCGCAGAGTCAATCGGTGTTAATTCAAATACAGAGAGTATGCCTCTGTCGCCAACATCTCCCGATGGCCATTCACATCGCGCTGGCCCAGAACAACCCATATCCCGAAAACGAAGCTTGATTCGCCCTGAGAGAAACAGAATCGACAGAGACCATCGCAACTACCATTACCACAAACATGCTGCTCACATGAACGTTCTGCCATCCTCAACAGGGAACGACCCTATTTACGAGGACTTCGAAGCTTCGACAGACCGCTCCAATTCGAACTTGAACGATGGTGGTTCGGACAGTTCCCCTCGACAAAGGCGAAATGTTAGCGGAGAACAGGAGAAGGGCGCTGCTGTGGCATCTACCATGCCCACCCCAGATCGCAAAAAATCAGGTAAGATTAAGAAGAGATCGAAGCGCCATTCAAAACCGCCGAAGCGTATAGAAGAGCAGCTTCGGCCGCCTACCTTCTGGAATGTCTACTGCGCAATCGTTACTTTCTGGGCTCCTGGATTCATTATGAAGTGCTGTGGTATGCCAACGAGGGCGCAGCAGAGGGCCTGGCGCGAGAAGATGGGTCTTATCAGTATCATCCTCGTTATCATGGCCATCGTTGGTTTCCTGACTTTTGGTTTCACCGCAACGGTTTGCGGAGCTCCTGCCGAGCGACTACGCGTCAATAAGGTTGACGGCGGGAACATGATCTTCCACGGTGTCGCTTACGATTTGTCGAAATCTCATCACCCCCCTGCCCAGGGCATGCCTCTCCGTTCGGACGGACGAGGTCCCAACGTTCTTTATGATCTTCCCGAAAAGCACGGCGGACAGGATGGTAGCTTTTTGTTTCAAAATGTCAACGGCCGATGCAAGGGTTTGATTACTCTTGCTAAAGACTCAGATGTGCCAACCAACAAGGATGGCGACCTGGCCTGGTACTTTCCTTGCACAACCTTTAACCAGGACGGTTCAAGCAAAGTCAATTTGACCACACCATACTATTCTGGTTACGGCTGTCATACGACGCTCAACTCTCGAAATGCCTTTTACCTTGACTTGAGTGGTTCCGCGGATGTTTACTTTACCTGGGACGACATCAAGAACAGCTCGCGTAACCTTATAGTCTACTCTGGAAATGTTCTGGACCTTGATCTCCTCCGTTGGTTCAACATGAGCCAGGTCAATATTCCAAAGAGGTTTGAAGTGTTGCGAGACAAGGACTCGGAAGTCAACAAGGCCATTCGTGGCCGCGACGTTACTCGCATGTTCCAGTCTTCTTCAGACAAGAAATACGCAGAATGTTTCGAGGAGATCATCAAAGTTGGCTCTGTGGATACTGAGACGATTGGTTGCATTGCCTCCAAGATCGTTCTTTACTGTGCGCTCGTTCTCATTCTTTCAGTTGTCGGTGTTCGCTTTCTGCTGGCTATCATTTTCCAATGGTTCCTTTGCCGCAAGTATGCGCCAACTAAGACCTCCCAGAGTTCTGACCGTAGGAAACGAAACAAGCAAATCGAAGATTGGTCAGAGGACATCTACCGTGCTCCTGTAAGACTTCCTGGAGATGTTGGAAGCACTGTCTATGGATCATCAGACCGAACAAGCAAACGAGGATCTTTCCTCCCTACTACTTCTCGATTTTCGTCTGTCGGTGGCCCTGATGTTCGGGCATCAACTGGACGTCGCATGCCGACAACCATGGCTAGCCAAGGTGCCTCAAATCAACTTCTGACACCCGGCTCAATCTTCAAGCAGGGCAACGACAGCCGTGCGAGCTTCCTTCGATCTGACCCCTACTCGAGCACGCCTACTGATGGACCCGGCCCCGCTGGCTTCATtcatgatgctgttgttcctcagcctccttctgACTGGATGCCCTTTGGCTTTCCACTCGCTCATACGATGTGCTTGGTTACTGCATACtctgaaggagaagagggtATTCGAACCACTCTGGACTCGATCGCAACTACCGATTATCCCAATAGCCACAAGGTTATTGTTGTTATCTGTGACGGTAtcatcaagggcaagggtGAAACAATGTCGACACCTGACGTCTGCTTGGGCATGCTGAAGGATCACTCTATCCCCCCTGACATGGTTGAGCCTTTCTCCTACGTGGCTGTCGCCAGTGGTTCCAAGCGGCACAACATGGCCAAGATCTATTGCGGATTCTACGATTATGGAAGGAACTCTCGCATCCCCGCTGACCGTCAGCAGCGAGTGCCCATGATGGTTGTGGTCAAGTGCGGAACTCCTGATGAagccaccaagtccaagcccGGTAACCGTGGAAAGCGAGATAGTCAAATTATCCTCATGTCGTTCCTCCAAAAGGTCATGTTCGATGAACGAATGACAGAACTCGAGTACGAAATGTTCAACGGCCTCTGGAAGGTGACGGGAATCTCGCCCGACTACTACGAAATTATTCTCATGGTTGACGCCGATACCAAGGTTTTCCCTGACAGTCTGACACACATGATATCTGCCATGGTGAAAGATCCTGAGATCATGGGTCTTTGTGGTGAAACAAAGATTGCCAACAAAAGGGACAGCTGGGTCACAGCTATTCAAGTATTTGAGTATTTTgtctctcatcatcttgccAAGTCGTTCGAGTCTGTGTTTGGTGGTGTTACTTGTTTACCTGGTTGTTTCTGCATGTACCGCATTAAGGCGCCCAAGGGTGGTCACAACTACTGGGTTCCCATCCTGGCTAACCCCGATATTGTTGAACATTACTCTGAGAATGTGGTCGAAACTTTGCACGAGAAGAACCTATATCTCCTTGGTGAAGATCGTTTCCTGACAACCCTCATGCTTCGAACATTCCCCAAGCGAAAGCAGGTCTTCATTCCCCAAGCAGTATGCAAAACGACTGTACCGGACGAGTTCATGGTGCTCCTTTCCCAGAGACGTCGTTGGATCAACTCGACCATCCACAACCTGATGGAGCTGGTTCTAGTCCGTGATCTCTGTGGTACCTTCTGTTTCTCGATGCAGTTTATCATCTTCGTGGAACTAGTCGGCACTCTGGTTCTCCCTGCTGCTATCGCGTTTACCTTCTACGTCG TCATCACATCCATTATCCACTCGCCACCACAGATCATTCCCCTAGTTCTCTTGGGCTTGATTCTTGGTTTACCTGGCCTTCTCGTTGTCATCACCGCACACTCCTGGTCCTATATTGTTTGGATGCTTATCTACCTGCTGGCACTGCCAATCTGGAACTTTGTCCTGCCTACTTATGCTTTCTGGAAATTTGATGACTTCTCATGGGGCGAGACTCGAAAGACAGCTGGTGAAAAGACGAAAAAGGCAGGCCTCGAGTATGAGGGTGAGTttgacagcagcaagatTACCATGAAGAGATGGGCCGAATTCGAACGCGACAAGCGCTCGAGAAGCGGCTATTGGGGTTCACGTGAGAAcgtcgttggtggtggtggtggaagCTGGACCAGCCCTCCTGGTCACCAGTATAATGATGAGTACTTTTCTGATGCTTGA
- a CDS encoding PLK protein kinase gives MAHRLAPRGGVDLEALSPRDANAQRVPKVTDIKTKTAAQLKAAKEKEHPPPPPTEVPEPPSTDRPDGATYQVGKLLGKGGFAVCYSGQLLPTKQRFALKIVKSHMPPKMEQKFQTELQIHSKMKHKNIVQFLRAFSYEKCTYLILELCPNGSLMDMVKRRKGLTEPEVRFYSVQIAGAIKYMHNKGIIHRDLKMGNIFLDSQMNAKIGDFGLAALLVTGRDMHTIRRTTLCGTPNYIAPEILEKGKKGHDHMVDIWSLGIIMYAMFTSKPPFQSSTTDEIYRRARERDYDWPSAETSRRYISQEAKELVATMLQDAESRPEPEAIIQHPFFTCGYMPTEAEMSSRLREVPPDREEFYATRMSSALQARSYRNFKDMCRECGIGPYAPVQVVHTQTWKEMAAEEKAGLTPMIPLEEGIVYRPFEEWLKEQQQIKARYTASLAAQASMSTEDPLSATQRAPAGLLRQPPQSFAAQQRMQHRPAGTMVSAKPRPAPEATLSASQSLRTRTRKELPREASPRETVESVGKSLRTSTRSAPPARAASQQPAERQLSERPSLDRQASAPATTAPPAPAAPPKKDTTGMRPATLFSASERQDRISGTKPDMVLDRLHRLQNELERALNSRTMAIISSKTVAPPHPHVVVKWVDYTNKFGLGYILNDGSVGCILRDIPTTENGKPALLPPAGVFIRGAERHIVRGKDETYEDRVQPLPMTEPIKFFENNGEAGLSEVVVSPEQFRVAVKEDGTAGKMQPGRDIFQHRKRERIILWKKFANYMIAFGRDDFVPVEETDPAGAMSPGQKGTVAELVTFYQRFGDVGCWVFCDGHLQFNFPDHTKIVIDHTGTWCHFWHLPQDAAERLAATGTIGAAALDDRAMLSYPLQTLLNFQAKPAAPRAGRTTATTRRRPEIAPELQGIPAANDFRRKIVFIKDVVKEWVTNGGLGNSQMSRESRLRWGGHRETISNHAPQKHVWVTVGARWGDQRISTYVDPRKPWELGEDVDHSRKQES, from the exons ATGGCTCATAGGCTAGCGCCCCGAGGCGGCGTCGATCTCGAGGCCTTGTCCCCTAGGGATGCCAACGCCCAGCGAGTGCCCAAAGTAACCGATATCAAAACAAAGACGGCCGCCCAACTCAAGGCcgccaaggagaaggaacACCCTCCACCTCCGCCTACAGAGGTCCCCGAGCCTCCAAGCACCGATCGACCTGATGGAGCAACGTATCAGGTCGGTAAACTGCTCGGAAAGGGTGGCTTCGCAGTCTGCTACAGTGGCCAATTATTGCCCACAAAGCAGCGATTTGCTCTGAAGATTGTCAAGAGCCACATGCCTCCAAAAATGGAACAAAAG TTCCAAACCGAGCTCCAGATTCACTCAAAGATGAAGCACAAAAACATCGTTCAATTCTTGCGAGCTTTTTCATACGAAAAATGCACATATTTGATTCTCGAATTGTGTCCGAACGGCTCTCTCATGGATATGGTGAAGCGAAGGAAAGGTCTCACTGAGCCCGAAGTCCGCTTTTACTCGGTTCAGATCGCTGGCGCCATCAAGTACATGCACAACAAGGGCATCATTCACCGTGACCTGAAGATGGGTAACATCTTCCTCGACTCTCAGATGAACGCGAAGATCGGTGATTTTGGTCTTGCCGCTCTGTTGGTGACTGGTCGCGATATGCACACCATCCGTCGCACAACTTTGTGCGGAACACCCAATTACATTGCTCCCGAGATTCTggagaagggaaagaagggGCATGACCACATGGTTGACATCTGGAGCCTGGGCATCATCATGTACGCCATGTTCACATCGAAGCCGCCGTTTCAATCCTCGACCACAGACGAAATTTACCGCCGAGCTCGAGAGAGGGATTATGATTGGCCATCGGCGGAAACGTCACGAAGATACATCAGCCAGGAAGCTAAGGAACTAGTTGCCACGATGCTTCAAGATGCTGAAAGCCGACCGGAACCGGAGGCCATCATCCAACATCCCTTTTTCACCTGTGGTTATATGCCTACCGAAGCGGAGATGAGCTCGCGCCTAAGAGAAGTCCCCCCGGACCGTGAGGAATTTTACGCCACTCGAATGAGCAGTGCTTTACAAGCAAGATCATACAGGAACTTCAAGGACATGTGTCGAGAGTGTGGCATCGGCCCTTACGCCCCAGTTCAGGTCGTCCACACTCAGACGTGGAAGGAGATGGCcgctgaggagaaggctgGACTGACACCTATGATCCCTCTCGAAGAAGGAATTGTCTACAGACCATTTGAAGAGTGGCTgaaggagcagcagcagataAAGGCCAGGTACACAGCATCTCTGGCTGCACAGGCAAGCATGTCTACCGAAGACCCTTTGTCGGCTACTCAACGAGCACCGGCAGGCCTCCTTCGTCAGCCTCCTCAGAGTTTTGCTGCACAGCAGAGAATGCAACACAGGCCAGCAGGCACCATGGTATCTGCAAAACCCCGCCCAGCGCCCGAAGCAACTCTTTCGGCTTCCCAGAGCTTACGTACAAGAACACGAAAGGAACTgcctcgagaagcttctccaAGGGAAACTGTTGAGTCTGTTGGCAAGAGCCTGCGAACTTCGACTCGATCAGCACCTCCGGCAAGGGCAGCGTCTCAGCAACCTGCAGAGCGACAGCTTTCTGAACGACCTTCGCTCGACCGTCAAGCATCTGCTCCTGCCACCACAGCCCCTCCTGCGCCAGCTGCACCCCCCAAGAAGGATACTACCGGCATGCGGCCTGCAACACTGTTCAGCGCCTCCGAGCGGCAAGATAGAATCTCCGGAACGAAGCCCGACATGGTTTTGGATCGTCTGCATCGTCTTCAGAATGAGCTTGAACGAGCTCTGAACTCGAGGACGATGGCTATAATATCATCAAAGACTGTTGCGCCACCGCATCCGCATGTTGTTGTCAAATGGGTTGACTACACCAACAAATTCGGCCTTGGATATATCCTAAATGACGGTAGTGTTGGATGCATTCTTCGAGATATTCCAACCACGGAAAACGGCAAACCCGCCTTGCTTCCTCCTGCTGGGGTATTCATTCGCGGTGCCGAGAGACATATCGTTCGCGGTAAGGACGAGACGTACGAGGATAGGGTGCAGCCTCTCCCAATGACAGAACCCATCAAGTTCTTCGAGAATAATGGCGAGGCTGGCCTTTCGGAGGTAGTTGTCTCTCCTGAGCAATTTCGAGTGGCTGTGAAAGAAGATGGGACTGCAGGCAAGATGCAGCCCGGTAGGGACATCTTCCAGCATCGGAAGCGCGAGAGAATTATTCTCTGGAAGAAATTTGCTAACTACATGATTGCTTTTGGACGGGACGATTTCGTGCCGGTTGAAGAGACCGACCCGGCTGGTGCCATGTCTCCTGGGCAGAAGGGCACAGTAGCTGAGCTCGTCACATTTTACCAGCGATTCGGAGATGTTGGTTGCTGGGTCTTCTGCgatggccatcttcaa TTCAATTTCCCCGATCATACAAAGATCGTAATCGATCATACAGGGACCTGGTGTCACTTCTGGCATCTCCCTCAAGACGCTGCCGAGAGACTCGCAGCCACTGGCACTATCGGCGCCGCTGCACTTGATGACCGAGCGATGCTATCATACCCTTTGCAGACATTGTTAAACTTCCAGGCAAAGCCTGCAGCCCCTCGCGCTGGCCGAACCACAGCCACAACAAGAAGACGCCCTGAGATTGCGCCTGAGTTACAGGGTATTCCTGCTGCCAATGATTTCCGACGCAAGATTGTTTTTATCAAGGATGTCGTGAAGGAATGGGTGACCAACGGTGGCCTGGGCAACAGTCAAATGAGTCGAGAATCCCGTCTTCGTTGGGGTGGTCACCGGGAAACCATCAGTAACCACGCACCCCAGAAACATGTATGGGTTACTGTCGGAGCTCGATGGGGAGATCAGCGTATCTCTACCTACGTCGACCCTCGAAAGCCTTGGGAACTCGGGGAGGATGTAGATCACTCAAGGAAGCAAGAGTCATGA